One stretch of Juglans microcarpa x Juglans regia isolate MS1-56 chromosome 3D, Jm3101_v1.0, whole genome shotgun sequence DNA includes these proteins:
- the LOC121256033 gene encoding uncharacterized protein LOC121256033: MSLRIKAVVDKFVQELKEALDADIKDQIMKEREMQSYIDEREREVAEREAAWKVELSRREAEIARQEMRLKMERENLEKEKSVLMGTASNQDNQDGALEITVSGEKYRCLRFAKAKK, encoded by the exons ATGTCTTTGAGAATAAAAGCGGTGGTCGACAAGTTCGTGCAGGAGCTGAAGGAAGCACTGGATGCGGATATAAAGGACCAAATCatgaaggagagagagatgcaGAGCTACATTGATGAGCGCGAACGTGAAGTCGCCGAGCGTGAAGCCGCTTGGAAGGTCGAACTTTCTCGTCGCGAG GCAGAGATTGCACGACAAGAAATGAGGCTTAAGATGGAGAGAGAAAatcttgagaaagagaaaagtgTTCTAATGGGAACTGCATCAAATCAAGACAATCAAGATGGAGCTCTTGAAATCACTGTAAGCGGTGAAAAGTATCGATGCCTCAGGTTTGCAAAGGCAAAAAAATGA